GAAAATTGGACCCCAATCACACCTTTACTGCAGGATTTTTCAGCACCGATCCATTCTGGTGTTGAGCATCCAAGTTTTCTCCTGCGTTAGGTGGGTACCCAATGCAAATCCAAGCTCCCGTGCTTGCATTTCCATTTAGGAAGTGAGCGAGCAATCGCTGCCCTGCACTGGATTTTCTCCTTATGGTTTTCACATCCCAATTGGATTTTACCCACTGGATTTTATCCTTATGATTTCTCCTCACATTAAAACGgtttggggtattttttttgCCCTTGGAGGAACCCAGGATAACCCAACCCACCCCTTGAGGTTCCCCCTGAAGTCAGGAACAGCAGTTTGGTGCCTCCTGGGGACCATTTACCCCCTTGCACTGGACGGATGAGTCATCTCTTGAAAAACAGAGGAATTTGGGGTTAATTTGGGTGAAATAAACGCCTGCGCCTTGTAGATACACATCTCCTTTGTTTCTCTTAGCACCCCATTCTCAACCCTTGGCTAACAAACCTGCAAGgatcccagccctgcaggctgggAGAAGTGGGATGCAAGCAGGGAAAGCACCTTGGGCTGCccttggggtttttgtttgggATTAAGCTTGGGGCCACTCGGAATGCTGAGTCTGAAGGGCTGTTAATAGGAACGCCTGGAGGAggaaagcacacacacacacacacaggagcCAAAATTTCACAGGGCCTGTGATTGACAGCTGGTTTATTGCAAGGGCTGGAACAGAATCAGGCCAGGCACACAGGGGAGCCCTGCAGGCAGGTTGGGTCCAAACATCCTGATTTAGGGCAAAATAGTCAAAGTTTGGTGCAGGACTCGCAGCACGGAAAGGGTTGGGCCATGCTGTTGGACCCCATTGGGCATGGAAAGGGCTGGACCACGTTGGTGGACCCCATCCTGACCCCATGGGGATTAATCTGTGGGGTCATCATCCCACTTCTCGTTGCACAGGTCGGTCTCGCAGCAGGAATACCGGGATGTCAAACGGGATTCCGCGTCTGATGCCCTCTCCCTGCCACAGTTCAGGGCAGAGGTGCAGCCTTGTTGGTAATAGAGGGTCACCTTCCCTAtagggggaaagggaaaagacagCATTAAACTCATCACCTCCACTAGGATAAGATTTAACCCCTTCCTACAGCCCTCGGCCACAGCCTCCTCCACTCTGCAAACCTACCCGGATCCCCAGGGGCAGGTGGGTCCCTAAGGATGCCCCCCATTTAGCTGTTAAAAATGGTACTCTTTGGAATCCATTGAGCCAAAAAACCAGAATGAAATAAAGGGTTTTGGCCCCACTTCCTACCGAGGGAGGTTTTGATGATGGCACATCTCTCCCTCCGCTCGCAGGTGGTCTCGTTGGCCCCATGGAAGCACCCAACGTAGGGGATTTTGTATTTGCAGACCTTGCACTGAAGAGCTTCAactgcagggaggaaaaaaaacaaatgcaaagagTTCTCAGCCCAATTCTGCAGAGATTTGGGTCAGTTGTCCCTATTGGAAGGCAGTGGTGACCCCAGAGATTGGGATCCCCATAGGGTCCAACCGTCACCTTCATCCACAGACCCACGATGGCACCATCACGGAACGGgttgggtcggaagggaccttgaagaccACCCAGCTCCCATGGTGTTCTCCTTCTTAAAGCCAAATTAACTTCAGCCCTCGTTAACTCACCCACTCCAATGCACAGGACAAGGGCCAGCCCAACAAAGAGCAGCTTCATCTTGGGATGGGGGAGTTCCTTTGCGGATCAGCCCTATAGCGAGGGAAAAAGGGATAGTATAGAGACAAGCATCCATTTGCAATGTCCTTTTTGGGGGCAAAAAGTAGTGTTGAAATCCAAGCGCCCAACGTGGGGCTCGAACCCACGACCCTGAGATTAAGAGTCTCATGCTCTACCGACTGAGCTAGCCGGGCttgcaaaaatgcctttttctgcctttttttctgccttaagTTACAGATTTGGGGCTGGTTTAGCAGGAAGACTCGATTTTATGAGTGCCAGAGTTTGCTTCATACAGTTGCTCCTATTATACCATAGACAGCGCAGCGGGAGGAAGATGCATtgcaggaccccccccccccccaaaaaaaaaacccaaaatgaAACCCCAAAAGGAGATCCCTTACCCGAATCCCACCAGGTCCAGCAGCATtcacagcccccacagccccactgccttTATAGGGGCCGATTTCCTCCCATGCTTGGGCTGACCCGGGACTGAACGACCTCGTTGCTGCTGGAGGACATTGTTTTGTGGGAACAATGCTGGGAGCACCTGGGCAAACACAGCACGGAGAGCAAAGAATATTCACTATATGGGTGAATACCTCTGAGAGCCTTCAATTTCCTAGCTCACGCATAGAAATCCCCCCCAAAAGTGCTCAAAAAATCCATGGATCCTCATAGGTTTAAGCTGTGAGGTTATGGCCTTCAGTAGTGCCATGTTTAATTAGGGCATGGCGTGTTTAATTAGGGTGTAATTCCAAGAAACTTGTCAGGTTATTTCAGAGCCCTTTGGCTTCACCTGTGTCAGATGAAGGTGGCAGTTATGAGGCTGTTCTTGGGCTGGTGGCACAAATCCCATTGAAAATCCCAGGTTTTCTCAAGTGTGAAGCCAAATGCTTGCCCAAATTCAGGGAGATGTTCTCAGTGTATGGCGCTACATATCTGAAAATGGGGCATGGTGTCTGAAAATAGGGCGTGGTATCTGAAAATGGGGaatgatttctgaaaatacaggGTATGATATTGAAAATGGGACATGATATCGAAAAACATGGGGTACAATATCTGACAATAGAGCATAATGCCTGAAAATGGGGCACGGTGTCTGAAAGTATGGGGTATGATGTTTGAAAATGGGGTTTGATATCTGAAAATATGGAGTGCGGTGTCTGAAAATGGGGCATGGTATCTGAAGGTATGGGGTATGGTGGCTGAAAATAGAGTACGGTGTTTGAAAATGGGGCATGGGATTTGAAAATATGGGGTATAATGTTTGAAAATGGGGTGTGAGATCTGAAAATGTGAGATACAATATCTGAGAATGTGGGGTAGGGTATTGAAAATGGGGCATTCGATCCAAAAATATGGGGCATGGTGTCAAAAAATATGGGGTCCAGCATCTGAAAATACGGGGTATGGTGTTGAAAATAGGACGTGGTGTCTGAAAATACAGGTCATGGTGTctctgtatttgtatttcaaagCTTTGTGCTGAAAATCAAAGCATGGGCATTTTCTGGGATGTGTTGGTGGACCCCGCAGCCCCTCCCTGGTTAAGTAGGGCCGGGTTTGCTGCTCTTCATCATCGGGTTCTGGGCTGGAAAGGTTCACCCAGCTCAAAGGCAGCATTAAAACCTCAATACACAGCGCAGCACTGAGGGAGGCAAAAAGGAATCACCCTGCAATGCAAACGCAACACTTCTTTCTGCGTAAAACAGccctgttttgtatttttaaccccagtatatatatttttttcctcccaatattccctgctgcacaaaACAGTCccatgtttttttctcccccaggattgaggtg
The DNA window shown above is from Gallus gallus isolate bGalGal1 chromosome 16, bGalGal1.mat.broiler.GRCg7b, whole genome shotgun sequence and carries:
- the SLURP1 gene encoding secreted LY6/PLAUR domain containing 1 precursor (The RefSeq protein has 1 substitution compared to this genomic sequence) produces the protein MKLLFVGLALVLCVGVVEALQCKVCKYKIPYVGCFHGANETTCERRERCAIIKTSLGKVTLYYQQGCTSALNCGRERASDAESRLTSRYSCCETDLCNEKWDDDPTD